The following proteins are co-located in the Salinigranum halophilum genome:
- the rpl12p gene encoding 50S ribosomal protein P1, whose product MEYVYSALILNEAGEEINEENITAVLEAAGVDVEQSRVKALVAALEDVDIEEAIETAAAAPAAAGGAAGGAGGSDDSDDEDDGDEADEAEAAEEEEEDEDDEAGGEGLGELFG is encoded by the coding sequence ATGGAATACGTTTACTCAGCACTCATCCTGAACGAAGCCGGCGAAGAGATCAACGAAGAGAACATCACGGCGGTCCTCGAGGCCGCCGGCGTCGATGTCGAGCAGTCCCGCGTCAAGGCGCTCGTCGCCGCGCTCGAGGACGTCGACATCGAGGAAGCTATCGAGACGGCCGCCGCCGCGCCCGCCGCGGCCGGTGGTGCTGCCGGCGGTGCCGGTGGCTCCGACGACAGCGACGACGAGGACGACGGCGACGAGGCCGACGAGGCCGAGGCCGCCGAGGAAGAAGAAGAAGACGAGGACGACGAGGCCGGCGGCGAGGGCCTCGGCGAACTCTTCGGCTGA
- a CDS encoding tripartite tricarboxylate transporter permease: MAGDLFAGLWVVDRVGVLLAYTLGGVALGTVSGLVPGIHANAFALLLAATAPTLSGPSAGVAVAVLAAGVTHTFLDVVPALALGVPDAAMAAGSLPGHRLVLGGRGREALRLSALGSGGALLCALPVAVPLTALVRRHESLLSTSLPFLLVGVFVLLVLAERRPWRMVAAAFLVLLSGALGLATLDRPFDGFVAVGGVLTPLFGGLFGVPVLVDAARGSGVPTQDGVELATRPSAVGRAAVAGVAGGGLVGYLPGVSAGVAATLALPFAGREDPDRTYVVATSGANTATAVFALFSLVALDAPRTGVTVALRAVGPPPLATLLTATVVAGVVSAVLVPVLGDRYLAAAGQVGPRTTSLVACGLLCLLSGLFAGVGGVVVLAAAGVVGLLPVRLGVRRVHLMGVLAVPLVVG, encoded by the coding sequence ATGGCCGGAGACCTCTTCGCGGGGCTGTGGGTGGTCGACCGTGTCGGCGTCCTCCTCGCGTACACGCTCGGCGGCGTCGCCCTGGGGACCGTCTCCGGGCTCGTTCCGGGCATCCACGCCAACGCCTTCGCGCTCCTCCTCGCGGCGACCGCGCCGACTCTCTCGGGTCCCTCGGCGGGTGTCGCCGTCGCCGTGCTCGCCGCGGGCGTGACACACACCTTCCTCGACGTGGTGCCCGCGCTCGCGCTTGGCGTCCCCGACGCCGCGATGGCTGCCGGGTCGCTGCCGGGCCATCGGCTCGTCCTCGGGGGGCGGGGACGGGAGGCACTCAGGCTCTCTGCGCTCGGCAGCGGCGGGGCGCTGCTCTGTGCCCTTCCGGTCGCCGTTCCGTTGACGGCGCTCGTCCGTCGTCACGAATCGCTGCTCTCCACGTCGCTTCCATTTCTGCTGGTGGGCGTGTTCGTCCTGCTCGTGCTCGCCGAACGCCGGCCGTGGCGGATGGTCGCGGCCGCGTTTCTCGTCCTCCTCTCGGGTGCCCTCGGGCTGGCGACCCTCGACCGACCGTTCGACGGCTTCGTCGCCGTCGGGGGCGTGCTCACGCCGCTGTTCGGCGGGCTGTTCGGTGTCCCCGTCCTCGTCGACGCCGCCCGCGGCAGCGGCGTTCCAACACAGGACGGAGTGGAACTCGCGACCCGACCGTCGGCGGTGGGACGTGCGGCCGTCGCGGGCGTCGCCGGCGGCGGGCTGGTCGGCTACCTCCCGGGCGTCTCGGCCGGAGTCGCGGCGACGCTCGCACTCCCGTTCGCCGGGCGGGAGGACCCGGACCGCACCTACGTCGTCGCGACCAGCGGGGCGAACACCGCGACCGCCGTCTTCGCGCTCTTCTCGCTCGTCGCGCTCGACGCGCCCCGAACGGGTGTGACCGTCGCGCTCCGGGCGGTCGGTCCCCCACCGCTCGCGACGCTTCTCACCGCGACGGTCGTCGCCGGCGTCGTCTCGGCCGTCCTCGTCCCCGTGCTCGGCGACAGATATCTCGCAGCCGCCGGCCAGGTGGGACCACGGACCACGAGTCTCGTCGCCTGCGGCCTCCTCTGTCTCCTCTCGGGGCTGTTCGCGGGGGTCGGTGGTGTCGTCGTGCTCGCCGCCGCCGGGGTCGTGGGCCTTCTACCGGTTCGGCTCGGGGTCCGCCGCGTCCACCTCATGGGTGTCCTCGCAGTCCCGCTCGTGGTCGGATGA
- a CDS encoding HVO_2753 family zinc finger protein — MSESEPERRHARQCVSCGINISGMSAATFKCPDCGQEISRCAKCRKQSNLYECPDCGFRGP; from the coding sequence ATGAGCGAGAGCGAGCCAGAGCGGCGGCACGCCCGACAGTGCGTGTCCTGTGGCATCAACATCTCCGGCATGAGTGCCGCGACGTTCAAATGTCCGGACTGTGGCCAGGAGATCTCCCGCTGTGCGAAGTGCCGCAAACAGAGCAACCTCTACGAGTGCCCCGACTGTGGGTTCCGAGGTCCCTAA
- a CDS encoding elongation factor 1-beta — protein sequence MGKVAAKIKVMPNSPDIDLDALQERLEESLPEGAKINGFERDNVAFGLVALLPTVIVPDDAGGTEAVEESFTGVDGVESVSVENVGRI from the coding sequence ATGGGAAAAGTAGCAGCCAAAATCAAGGTCATGCCGAACAGCCCCGATATCGACCTCGACGCGCTTCAAGAGCGCCTCGAGGAGTCACTCCCTGAGGGCGCGAAAATAAACGGGTTCGAGCGCGACAACGTCGCGTTCGGTCTCGTCGCGCTCCTCCCGACGGTCATCGTCCCCGACGACGCCGGCGGGACCGAAGCGGTCGAAGAGTCTTTCACCGGCGTCGACGGCGTCGAGAGCGTCTCCGTCGAGAACGTCGGCCGCATCTGA
- a CDS encoding 50S ribosomal protein L21e, with protein sequence MPSSNGPMKGTRNKLKNKPRERGTSPPQRAIQEYEVGQKVHLKIDPSVRKGRFHPRFSGHTGEVVGKQGRSFKVEITDGGKAKTLITRPAHLRAQK encoded by the coding sequence ATGCCGAGTTCCAACGGTCCGATGAAGGGGACGCGGAACAAACTCAAGAACAAGCCCCGAGAGCGTGGGACGTCGCCGCCCCAGCGCGCGATTCAGGAGTACGAGGTCGGCCAGAAGGTCCACCTGAAGATCGACCCCAGCGTCCGGAAGGGTCGCTTCCACCCGCGCTTCAGCGGACACACGGGTGAGGTCGTCGGCAAACAGGGCCGCTCGTTCAAGGTGGAGATCACCGACGGCGGGAAGGCGAAGACGCTCATCACGCGCCCGGCCCACCTCCGTGCGCAGAAGTAG